In Mangifera indica cultivar Alphonso chromosome 1, CATAS_Mindica_2.1, whole genome shotgun sequence, a single genomic region encodes these proteins:
- the LOC123201308 gene encoding cytochrome P450 CYP72A219-like: MELSLNSIAASIVLVTVVTLAWTVLNWVWLRPKKLERYLRQQGLSGKPYRLLYGDLKEASMMLETEKSRSFNVSDDITPRLVPFLRKTVKDYGKNSFIWVGPIPRVTIMNPEQIKDIFSRLDDFHKPQGNPLLMYLATGLAEYEGKKWAKHRRIIQPAFHLDKLKLMLPEFYQVCNEMISKWEKLVFAEGSCELDVWPYLVNLTADVISKTAFGSNFEEGRKIFELLTELGDITQEILESVYIPGWRFLPTKRNRRLKEIDDEIRALLMCIIKNREKEMKRSEAVKNDLLGLLMESNYREIEEHGNNKNGGMTMDEVIKECKLFYFAGQETTSVLLVWTLVLLSEHQDWQARAREEVFQVFGDQKPSFDELNHLKVVTMILYEVLRLYPPATTLGRAVDEEIKIADLSLPAGVEVSTPVILVHRDQELWGDEAAEFKPERFAEGVSKAAKSQASFVPFGWGPRICIGQNFALMEAKMALALILQNFAFELSPSYVHAPDTVITVHPEHGAHLILKKLQTETVS; the protein is encoded by the exons ATGGAATTATCACTGAATTCCATTGCAGCCTCCATTGTTTTGGTCACAGTGGTAACACTGGCATGGACAGTGCTGAACTGGGTATGGTTGAGGCCGAAGAAGCTGGAGAGGTACCTGAGACAGCAAGGTCTCTCCGGCAAACCTTACAGGCTTCTGTATGGAGACTTGAAGGAGGCCTCCATGATGCTAGAAACAGAAAAATCCAGATCCTTCAATGTCTCTGATGACATTACACCACGGCTTGTTCCATTCCTCCGTAAAACGGTAAAGGATTATG gtaaaaattcttttatatgGGTTGGTCCAATACCCAGGGTGACCATCATGAATCCTGAACAAATAAAAGACATATTTTCCAGACTTGATGATTTTCATAAACCTCAGGGAAACCCACTTTTGATGTATCTTGCAACTGGACTTGCAGAGTATGAGGGGAAGAAGTGGGCCAAACATAGAAGGATCATCCAACCAGCATTCCATCTAGATAAGTTGAAG CTTATGTTACCTGAATTCTATCAAGTTTGTAATGAGATGATTAGCAAATGGGAAAAGTTGGTCTTCGCAGAAGGATCATGTGAATTGGATGTATGGCCATATCTTGTTAATTTGACGGCTGATGTGATTTCTAAAACAGCATTTGGAAGTAACTttgaagaaggaagaaagaTATTCGAACTCCTCACCGAATTAGGTGATATTACACAAGAGATTCTAGAATCCGTTTACATTCCCGGATGGAG GTTTTTACCTACAAAGAGGAATAGGAGATTGAAAGAGATTGACGATGAAATACGAGCCTTACTTATGTGCATCATTAAGAATAGAGAGAAGGAGATGAAAAGAAGTGAAGCTGTAAAGAATGATTTACTGGGTTTACTCATGGAATCCAATTATAGAGAAATTGAAGAGCATGGAAACAACAAAAATGGTGGAATGACAATGGATGAAGTGATTAAAGAGTGTAAGCTATTTTACTTTGCTGGTCAAGAGACCACCTCCGTTTTGCTTGTATGGACTTTGGTTCTATTGAGTGAGCATCAAGATTGGCAAGCTCGTGCAAGAGAAGAGGTTTTCCAAGTATTTGGTGATCAGAAGCCTAGCTTTGATGAATTGAATCACTTGAAAGTT GTGACAATGATATTATATGAGGTGCTGAGGTTATACCCTCCAGCAACTACTCTTGGTCGAGCTGTTGACGAAGAAATAAAGATTGCAGACTTGTCACTGCCAGCTGGAGTTGAAGTTTCAACGCCGGTTATATTGGTTCACCGTGATCAAGAACTTTGGGGTGATGAGGCGGCGGAGTTTAAACCAGAGCGGTTTGCTGAGGGAGTTTCAAAGGCCGCAAAGAGTCAAGCTTCGTTTGTCCCTTTTGGATGGGGTCCTAGAATATGCATTGGTCAAAACTTTGCTCTCATGGAGGCAAAAATGGCTTTAGCTTTAATTCTGCAAAACTTTGCATTCGAGTTGTCTCCATCTTATGTTCATGCTCCTGATACAGTCATTACTGTTCATCCGGAGCATGGTGCCCacttgattttgaagaaactgcAGACTGAAACAGTCAGTTAG
- the LOC123201876 gene encoding cytochrome P450 72A397-like isoform X2, with product MEIRVASMAFSFVFAAILASAWVLLNWIWLKPKKVEMMLRQQGFSGNSYKLLHGDTKEMFMMTKQAETTPISPFSHDIAQRVIPYYHHIIKYYGKNSFIWIGTTPSINIMDPQLIKEIMLRHDIFQKPRRIPLHRLVFSGMFMYEGEQWFRVRKIANPAFHLDKLKDMLPKMYISCNEMVKKWQNSIPEKDSYELDVWPDIKALTSDVISRTAFGSSYEDGRKIFELITQQVNLLKQVFYTYHIPGWRFLPTSANKKLKSSYKEIQELIEGIIKKREEVLKAGEASNDDLLGLLVESNRREIQGHGNKESGMSLEEVIEECKLFYLAGQETTASLIVWTMILLCRHQNWQERAREEVFQVFRNKEVNKILHEALRLYPPASLITRETIKETKLGDIIMPPGVLISMPIILLHQDEDYWGNGTAFNPDRFSQGVSKASKNDQVPFFPFSWGPRICIGQNFALMEAKLALAMLLQNFSFQLSPTYAHAPARGVTIQPQYGAHLILSKI from the exons ATGGAGATCAGAGTTGCATCCATGgccttttcctttgtttttgcTGCCATTCTAGCATCTGCATGGGTTTTACTGAACTGGATTTGGCTGAAGCCAAAGAAGGTGGAGATGATGCTGAGACAGCAAGGTTTCTCCGGCAACTCGTACAAACTTCTTCATGGAGACACAAAAGAGATGTTCATGATGACAAAACAAGCAGAAACCACTCCCATCAGCCCCTTCTCCCACGACATCGCACAGCGAGTCATTCCATATTACCATCATATCATCAAGTACTACG GAAAGAATTCGTTTATATGGATAGGTACAACGCCGAGCATAAATATCATGGACCCTCAattgataaaagaaattatGTTAAGACATGACATATTTCAAAAACCCAGAAGGATTCCGCTTCATAGGCTGGTTTTCAGCGGAATGTTTATGTACGAGGGTGAACAATGGTTCAGAGTCAGAAAGATAGCCAATCCAGCTTTCCATCTCGATAAGTTGAAG GATATGTTACCTAAAATGTATATAAGTTGCAATGAGATGGTGAAGAAATGGCAGAATTCAATCCCAGAGAAAGATTCTTATGAGTTAGATGTGTGGCCTGACATTAAGGCTTTAACTTCAGATGTGATTTCTCGGACTGCATTTGGGAGTAGTTATGAAGatggaagaaaaatatttgagCTCATAACTCAACAAGTTAATCTTTTGAAACAAGTTTTCTACACATACCATATTCCAGGATGGag GTTTTTGCCCACCAGTGCAAATAAAAAGCTAAAAAGTAGTTataaagaaattcaagaattgaTAGAAGGCATCataaagaaaagagaggaagtCCTAAAAGCTGGAGAAGCAAGTAATGATGATCTACTGGGTTTATTAGTGGAATCAAATCGCAGGGAAATTCAAGGGCATGGGAACAAAGAAAGTGGAATGAGCCTTGAAGAGGTGATTGAGGAGTGCAAGCTTTTCTATCTTGCTGGCCAAGAGACTACTGCATCTTTGATTGTATGGACAATGATTTTGTTATGCAGGCATCAGAATTGGCAAGAACGAGCAAGAGAAGaggtttttcaagtttttaggAATAAGGAG GTAAACAAGATTCTCCATGAGGCACTGAGATTATATCCACCAGCCTCTCTAATTACCAGAGAAACTATTAAAGAGACCAAACTGGGAGACATCATTATGCCACCTGGAGTTTTGATTTCAATGCCAATAATTCTGCTTCATCAAGATGAAGACTATTGGGGAAATGGAACAGCGTTTAATCCAGATAGATTTTCCCAAGGAGTCTCAAAGGCCTCAAAGAATGATCAAGTCCCTTTCTTCCCCTTTTCTTGGGGGCCTAGAATATGCATTGGACAAAATTTTGCTTTGATGGAAGCAAAATTGGCTTTAGCTATGCTCCTGCaaaatttctcttttcaacTTTCTCCAACTTATGCACATGCTCCAGCTCGTGGTGTAACCATTCAACCACAATATGGTGCTCATTTGATTTTAAGCAAAATTTAG
- the LOC123201876 gene encoding cytochrome P450 72A397-like isoform X1, whose translation MEIRVASMAFSFVFAAILASAWVLLNWIWLKPKKVEMMLRQQGFSGNSYKLLHGDTKEMFMMTKQAETTPISPFSHDIAQRVIPYYHHIIKYYGKNSFIWIGTTPSINIMDPQLIKEIMLRHDIFQKPRRIPLHRLVFSGMFMYEGEQWFRVRKIANPAFHLDKLKDMLPKMYISCNEMVKKWQNSIPEKDSYELDVWPDIKALTSDVISRTAFGSSYEDGRKIFELITQQVNLLKQVFYTYHIPGWRFLPTSANKKLKSSYKEIQELIEGIIKKREEVLKAGEASNDDLLGLLVESNRREIQGHGNKESGMSLEEVIEECKLFYLAGQETTASLIVWTMILLCRHQNWQERAREEVFQVFRNKEVRFDELNHLKEVNKILHEALRLYPPASLITRETIKETKLGDIIMPPGVLISMPIILLHQDEDYWGNGTAFNPDRFSQGVSKASKNDQVPFFPFSWGPRICIGQNFALMEAKLALAMLLQNFSFQLSPTYAHAPARGVTIQPQYGAHLILSKI comes from the exons ATGGAGATCAGAGTTGCATCCATGgccttttcctttgtttttgcTGCCATTCTAGCATCTGCATGGGTTTTACTGAACTGGATTTGGCTGAAGCCAAAGAAGGTGGAGATGATGCTGAGACAGCAAGGTTTCTCCGGCAACTCGTACAAACTTCTTCATGGAGACACAAAAGAGATGTTCATGATGACAAAACAAGCAGAAACCACTCCCATCAGCCCCTTCTCCCACGACATCGCACAGCGAGTCATTCCATATTACCATCATATCATCAAGTACTACG GAAAGAATTCGTTTATATGGATAGGTACAACGCCGAGCATAAATATCATGGACCCTCAattgataaaagaaattatGTTAAGACATGACATATTTCAAAAACCCAGAAGGATTCCGCTTCATAGGCTGGTTTTCAGCGGAATGTTTATGTACGAGGGTGAACAATGGTTCAGAGTCAGAAAGATAGCCAATCCAGCTTTCCATCTCGATAAGTTGAAG GATATGTTACCTAAAATGTATATAAGTTGCAATGAGATGGTGAAGAAATGGCAGAATTCAATCCCAGAGAAAGATTCTTATGAGTTAGATGTGTGGCCTGACATTAAGGCTTTAACTTCAGATGTGATTTCTCGGACTGCATTTGGGAGTAGTTATGAAGatggaagaaaaatatttgagCTCATAACTCAACAAGTTAATCTTTTGAAACAAGTTTTCTACACATACCATATTCCAGGATGGag GTTTTTGCCCACCAGTGCAAATAAAAAGCTAAAAAGTAGTTataaagaaattcaagaattgaTAGAAGGCATCataaagaaaagagaggaagtCCTAAAAGCTGGAGAAGCAAGTAATGATGATCTACTGGGTTTATTAGTGGAATCAAATCGCAGGGAAATTCAAGGGCATGGGAACAAAGAAAGTGGAATGAGCCTTGAAGAGGTGATTGAGGAGTGCAAGCTTTTCTATCTTGCTGGCCAAGAGACTACTGCATCTTTGATTGTATGGACAATGATTTTGTTATGCAGGCATCAGAATTGGCAAGAACGAGCAAGAGAAGaggtttttcaagtttttaggAATAAGGAGGTAAGATTTGATGAGCTAAACCACTTGAAAGAA GTAAACAAGATTCTCCATGAGGCACTGAGATTATATCCACCAGCCTCTCTAATTACCAGAGAAACTATTAAAGAGACCAAACTGGGAGACATCATTATGCCACCTGGAGTTTTGATTTCAATGCCAATAATTCTGCTTCATCAAGATGAAGACTATTGGGGAAATGGAACAGCGTTTAATCCAGATAGATTTTCCCAAGGAGTCTCAAAGGCCTCAAAGAATGATCAAGTCCCTTTCTTCCCCTTTTCTTGGGGGCCTAGAATATGCATTGGACAAAATTTTGCTTTGATGGAAGCAAAATTGGCTTTAGCTATGCTCCTGCaaaatttctcttttcaacTTTCTCCAACTTATGCACATGCTCCAGCTCGTGGTGTAACCATTCAACCACAATATGGTGCTCATTTGATTTTAAGCAAAATTTAG
- the LOC123201213 gene encoding cytochrome P450 CYP72A219-like, which yields MMEFRDTDTVKSIALSFVFAVIGLCVWVFVDWVWLKPKKLENLLRKEGFSGNSYKLLHGDTKEMFMVSKEAKTRPVGPVSHDIGWRILPFHHRIISNYGKNSFFWLGPTPSINITDPKLIREIMLRYEIFQKPNRSPLSRLVFNGMVMYEGEQWFKVRKIANPAFHLDKLKDMPPKMYLSCNEMIRKWQNSITNKEFCELDVWSDIKTLTADVISRTAFGSSFEDGRKIFTLMTEQMSLLNQIFYFFHIPGWRFLPTQANRKLKSNNREIIELIKGIIKKREEALKVGETSYDDLLGLLVESNHREIQEHGNKESGMSIEEVIEECKLFYLAGQETTATLIGWTMVLLCMHQNWQDRAREEAFQVFGNKEPQFEELNRLKELNKILHEALRLYPPAALTNRVTTKEFKLGGVKIPSGVLISLPIILVHHDEEYWGADAKEFNPDRFSKGVSKASKNDQVSFFPFGWGPRICIGQNFALLEAKLALTMILQNFSFQFSPTYVHAPARGITIQPQHGAYMVLRKI from the exons ATGATGGAGTTCAGAGACACAGACACTGTCAAATCTATTGCCTTGTCCTTTGTTTTTGCAGTGATTGGATTATGTGTATGGGTTTTTGTGGATTGGGTATGGTTGAAGCCAAAGAAGCTAGAGAATTTGCTTCGAAAGGAAGGTTTCTCTGGCAACTCGTACAAGCTTCTTCATGGAGACACGAAAGAGATGTTCATGGTGTCAAAAGAAGCAAAAACCAGACCCGTTGGCCCCGTCTCCCACGATATTGGGTGGCGAATTCTTCCATTCCACCATCGTATCATCAGCAACTACG GTAAAAATTCATTCTTTTGGCTGGGTCCAACACCAAGCATAAACATCACAGACCCGAAATTGATAAGGGAAATAATGTTAAGGtatgaaatatttcaaaaacccaaCAGAAGCCCACTTAGCCGGTTGGTGTTCAATGGGATGGTGATGTATGAGGGTGAACAATGGTTCAAAGTCAGAAAGATAGCCAACCCAGCTTTCCATCTAGACAAGTTGaag GATATGCCACCTAAAATGTATTTGAGTTGCAATGAGATGATAAGGAAATGGCAAAACTCAATCACCAATAAAGAATTCTGTGAGCTAGACGTATGGTCTGACATCAAGACCTTAACAGCAGATGTGATTTCTCGGACTGCATTTGGTAGTAGTTTTGAAGAcggaagaaaaatatttacacTCATGACCGAACAAATGAgtcttttgaatcaaattttctacTTCTTCCACATCCCTGGATGGAG gTTTTTGCCTACTCAAGCcaatagaaaattgaaaagcAATAATAGAGAAATTATAGAATTGATAAAAGGCATTATAAAGAAAAGAGAGGAGGCACTGAAAGTTGGAGAAACAAGTTACGATGATCTGTTGGGTTTATTAGTGGAATCAAATCATAGAGAAATTCAAGAGCATGGGAACAAGGAAAGTGGAATGAGTATTGAAGAGGTGATTGAGGAGTGCAAACTTTTTTATCTTGCTGGACAAGAGACTACTGCAACTTTGATTGGATGGACAATGGTTTTATTGTGTATGCATCAAAATTGGCAAGATCGTGCTAGAGAAGAAGCTTTCCAAGTTTTTGGAAACAAAGAACCGCAATTTGAGGAGTTAAACCGCTTGAAAGAA TTAAACAAAATTCTCCATGAGGCACTGAGGCTATATCCACCAGCAGCTTTGACTAACAGAGTAACTACGAAGGAGTTCAAATTAGGAGGAGTCAAGATACCATCGGGAGTTTTAATTTCATTACCAATAATTCTAGTTCATCATGATGAAGAATATTGGGGAGCTGATGCAAAGGAGTTCAATCCAGATAGATTTTCCAAGGGAGTTTCTAAGGCCTCAAAAAATGATCAAGTCTCATTCTTCCCATTTGGTTGGGGTCCTAGAATATGCATTGGACAGAACTTTGCACTGCTTGAAGCAAAATTAGCTTTAACGATGATTCTGCaaaatttctcttttcaattttctcCAACTTATGTTCATGCCCCAGCTCGAGGTATAACCATACAACCACAACATGGTGCTTACATGGTTTTACGCAAGATttag